The window AACGCAACAGGAGAGTTAGTTACATTTACcaaccaggagctagcaaggttagaaagaacaTTGTCAACAGCCAAGGAAAACTgacaccactatgggtgatcaCGCCAATCAGGATGATCTCTCGCTGCAGCTATGGCACTCatgcagcagcagatgcaacaaatgcagcagaccatccaagctcAGCAGGATGCTGCTGAACAGTGCTGCTCTCGGCGCAGCAGGAACAAACAGGCGCAGACTGTTCCAATCGGGCAGAGAACCTTCCGCGTAAACATTCCTACTAGCGCTCTGCCATTGTTTCCTCCACCTTGTACTAGGCAGGACTTTGAGATCAACCTGCTTTGATcggtctagtacagagaaaggtgttctcctggtctctctacagaattccaatggagcatattAGATAGCTTGAAAagtctgcagtttcactcgcgTGAATGGTGTTCCACAGACTACATCACGTGCATgttattcccattctctctGATGGAAAAGCgcacggtggttgaactctttccctaccggctctctcacttcatggaaaggtccgatcagcgttcctcagccattttctactctaaggcgagaacaACTGCTTGAGGAAAAGATCACCCTCCTTTCAACAGCTCACTGATGAGCTTTTCTGCTGCGACGCatgggagcgcttcaatgactatcgcagagaatgtcctcaccatggatttgatgatgattataTCCTGGACATTTTCTACGATGGAGTGGACTGGAAATACCAAGGTGCTCTAAATTCTgcgagcaatggagacttcatgactcaaaccactgCTGAAGCGtttaagctgattgagaacatggctgctagctcagctaataagaaagaggagagtgattgctccaAGAAAGGAAACAGTTCTGACGCCCAGAaaatagatgagctgactgccaaggttgatcagctactgaaaaacaaccaaggACACGTTTTCAGCATGGAACAACCTACGGCCGGGCAtattcagaaccagaaccagcgacaaccgcagagcaatcCGCATGCTGTTCCAGCTACCGGGAAcagtcaaccagatgagctgaagggtctgggtatgatgatgcaacagctgttgcaggGTCAGCAGGTTCAGGCCAAGGCGTTGAATCAGGTAACCACGGAAATAGACACCAGGATGGgcaacatgttcactgagctgaataacaagtatgacaatcttgcgatccatataagaaagatcgatgttcagcttgctcaaacagttgagagtgtcaagaggcaacaagagacgcttcctggaagaactgataaaaatcctaggactgagcactgtaatgcaataGAGCAGCCGTTTGCTGAGACTGCTTCAGGCGCAGAAGAGAGAGCAGAGCAGTCTATTAGCTCTGGAGTGACTGCTCCTAGCGAACCTGCTGAGACTCCACCATCTCGACTCTATGTTCCCAAGGTTCCGTATCCAATTCCacctagacatctgatggatcccattagtgaagagcagctgataggttttaacaagatggtgagaaggctTCCTAAAGAACTTGCATTCGAAGATGCTCTGCAGATTCGTCCATTGCTCCAGTTCTTTAAACACTGTAGAGAGACTCAAGAGGAGATCAAGGTCCTCTATATCAAAGCACTGTCTACACCAGCATTGAAGGTattgcctaaggttgatgatcctggaaagtttgttttcccaTGCTCCATCGCAGGAACAACCTTCAAGGATGCTCTGTGTGACTCTGGTTCTTGTGTGAATCTCGTCTCAAAGGCTATTGTAGACGATTTGGGTATTGCTGATATTGAGCGTTCTCAGCTGACCTTGacctttgcaaactcttccagagcagtcccatatggaaccatccacagccttcatgttcaagtaggggaatgcattgttcctgctgagtttcaagttgttgagatgaacaaggatcatgagatgcctttaatatttggaaggacattcatggctactgttggagcaaccatcgatatgcccaacaagagagtctgcttctccaacatcgacaagaaagttttctacaaggctgtacccaccagatcttcctcatcacacgcctctcgcatctcagtgtttgatgtagaaaagctgaaggttgttccagagaaggagcatggtgataagggtgagagcaggctgttctctgatgaagatcctagcactgatcctactaaattcagagggaattcaagggtgaaacagaaagtccagaagaaaaggaTCAACGGAGATCCTACAATGATTTTGATACCTCTCAAGTGTGATGAGAActccattgagtatgaggtaaagtgcaagggtacctcCAAACCGTTCTCTAAAGTCAGAGCCattctcacacatgagctgaagGAGAAAGGAGACGCTGCTGTGAAAGGGTTGCTGAGCAGAGTTCTGAagctgaacatgtctgattgtggagcttgtttcGGAACAGGCCCTCCTGCTCAATCCGACTGATCCCAatcaccaagtcaagctagagacttaaaccaagcgcttggtgggaggcaacccactggtgagtGTCATTAACATTAggattttctttttacttatttttgtttttagtttgttgagTCTCAGGTCATAAATCAGAAAATCCGAGACCCTTGACTGGAGCAAGCAGTTGGCTGCTCTCATTCCAGAGCATCCTTTACCGGAGCAACCGCATCTTGCTCTGTCAGGCTGCTCCGCGCCAGGTAAGTATCTcgaaaaaatgtttattcttgatttcaccttctctttgatttattttcacaccagggacgttgtgaagtaagtctgggggagggttttcgtcgtttactaacttgtttctttcttttgtttttcttttaagtcagtttgagtcagtttttatgattgagtcagtcaaaactttgtgggaattaggaccttattccgtgttgatcactgaccacctcgtgctttagttatcttattcagtgaccttagcagtggcgaaagacacacatgtggacctggaacaccctgacatatctcacttgattctccagaagttctcagccgatcaggttacactgggtagacataactccaccttacttgaacctaatcttgactgaaattcttcttgttatgggcattagatcagggaaacgagaacacactcaggacttcttatcctttttatccatcttgctgatcctgagtggctggctcatctttagctagttcccaccctgcaccttaacctttattccaccttcatgcatttgtttttcagtgtcatatgtgcagatatgtgcaaaaaggtcggagaggaaaggatcaacgcagcctcctactcgttactgctgcaAAAATTATGTCAGAAgggagaacaagcagattaagggagcaaccgctacataaccaatgaactgcacaagagcaggggtggagaaccagaatggtcgcgaaatcagaaccaccagtggcactcagaacgatcatgtattacctccttcttcgtcacatcaccatatcagtcttcaaaaaaaaaaaaaaaaaattagattaatgtgatggagaaggggaagaaagaaaagaaacatggagcCACTGGAAAGGTCGAGCAAGAAGTTGGTACCAAGTATTGAAGAGTGTGTAGAGGAAAGCAGAACAATCAGTTGCCTGTTCCGTCATCAGAACAGTCGCACCAGATATAGCAAAAAtgagtagaggctgtggacatcaatggatctatcctctcttgccattttgtgtgatatcctgcatcctcttcaatgaaatggtagcccctaaacactcttaactccaccattacatagcctgttccacacctagaccgtctaccctgaatgatgcctgtgatgagaagctcacgctactcttaaatgaatgtagggagttctgtctcgatagtgttgctttttcaggtttgggatgaagagtatggagccgatttttgaacagcagtcagtggggttccggtaagggtgtgttgtcctagttttactgcttgtatggttcagagattcgtggttaaagtatggttgctgagaataggagagttcccacactttcaaacctttctccctgttcttgatacttgacattgtttgaggacaaacaaggatctaagtctgggggaattgatatatggtgttttatacatcttgtatatatgcttttaaattggttttcaagtctttatcgtgtctttctagtccttttcgagtcattacaggtctggagttgcattggatgggagatggaccagctggaacaaaagaggcagcaaATAGATGTTTCAAAactattttcaattaaaaagatatataatatattcaaaaaaCCCACCAAACTGAACCACATATAGGTAAAAATAAATTCCATGGTaaaactaaaatccaaaaaGCTTATTGATTTTCTTGGTCAAATAAGAATCTTTAAATCTTTATAAAGGTTCtctgaaaattacattttttcaaaattacttTTATTTCCCACTTTACAAgctaaaaacaaaagagaagaacATTATGTTTGCTTTAAGTGTACGAATGGTTGTGAAGAAAGGTTGACTGCCTCATAGTGGCTTCATGTTTTCCAATGAGTCCATGGCCAATTCATCCGTGTATGCATGTATCTCTTTCTATTTAGATTTCAGTGAAGTTAAAGAACAAGGAGAAATACATTATACCTCGATATATAGAGGAAAATATACAATCTTTAAAACTAGCTAGACGTAGTTAACTCAATGGGCCGACTATAATGATGTTATTTTAGTTATGTCGAATTTGaattatattctaaaatatcaCGTTTAGggatatatattttagatataacaTAAGGTTAATCATCTACCTACAAAAATTACCGATCAAAATTCAGctttctttaattatttatgaaatatctgTGACCCCAAAATTCATGGTTAATTAACTAACGGTAATATACTACAAACATATATTTGGGCTTGATTAGAATACGATGtagctttatatatttttctgtagAATTAATGTTTATACTTTTTTGCTGTGactgtataattttttttttgttgaattttgGTTATAGATTTGAGGAGATTTAGTTATTTActtgtaaattttctaaaacaaaGACATAAGTGTTCTAGGTATTttgctttctaaagctaaaaAACActgatgttcaaaaaaaaaaagctagaaAACACaatagttttgaatttttttttctaaagcaccattgaaagagatttgtgatttagaaaaaaaattgttgtaaaaaatatatatatattttatcacttTCCAATCATCGCCTTTGTTTCTTACATTAGTTCTAACTTTTATTATTGATGGCATTAGGTCATTCATACTCCGGATATTATACGAATCAGCCCGTTGCAATATAACTATAGCCTCAGTCAAAAAGAACTATAACTATATAGTGTTTGCAAATAAATATAACGCTTATAACAATTTCAGAggaagtaaaaaaattaaaatgtttatgaCATGAGGTTTTATGTAAGGAAATCTGATCAAAAGTGTATATTTCTAGAAAGAGCTAAATATTTTGTGGGttgtttttttatagttttatatgtaGTTTGATTTTGTTAgtctaaattaatatatatatgaatagatGTAGTCATGAAACATGACAACAGAGCATCTGAATATGGAGAATATGCTAACTTTGTCAACCTAGTAAATACATGTGCAAGAACCAGCCATGCCCTGCCGCCTCTAAATACAAACTTAAATATATGTGGAAAAAGAATTTCATGAACAAAATATGTGTATACAAATGCGGAAAATGTATACTTCAAAAAAGTAGATTGTGCTATTAATTGATGAAAATCTTAATGAATGTGAATAAGTCTATGATGAATTCAAGTATAAAGGCGCATAGTTCTGGCATTTTCTTTAGAATTTGTTTCATTTCAGTTTTCACATGTTTGGTTTTTAAGATTCTcgtatatcttatataaaacaGAAGATCATTATTCTTTGGAACATATTTTCTTCGGACcaatatttgatttaattacaTGCCGGCTAGTTGATAAAAAGTAAACAATGTATTATGGATGAAACGTATTGAGGAaatatttttaaccaaaaaacatTCTTACTTTGATTTTTGAGGCAAAAAAATGCTAGATAGGTGTATATACACTGTCTGATACCAAAGGACCATTAGCTTTTTCTGTTCTTTAACACTATTTTGCTCATGAATAATACTTTTTATAAGAAATCGGAATCTTTTTGGATCAAACACTATAAATTAGAATCTTAGACTTGGCCCATTGATCGGTCAAAAAGATGGTCTTCTAAGTGTATGTTCCAAAAACTTCAAATCTCTAGAATGTCACCCTCTTGAGAAATAACTGAAGTAGAAAAAATCAGAGTTTAAAAACGCATGTTATCATAGTCTTATTTTAATCATCCATTAACAATTGTTAACAATTTGTAACTCAATGTTCGAGAGACattattttaataacataaataaattactTGATGTTTGTATTTGTGAgacttaatttatatattttttccatgCAATCACTTGGTATTCCCTTAGGTACCGGttcttgtttataaaaaaaactcgaTGGAATTCAAGAATTCACACGCAACGTGCACACATATGCTAGTAGCATCTTACTAGTACTCGGTGGGgtcacttctttttttttttttttcagttcaaaaaaaaaaaagcgaccCCACCGCATTAAGGCATCTACTTCaatttgtgtttgtttgtttttgtaataATCTTATCAAAACTCTAAAAGGTCATATCAGAGAATGGTCAGCTTTGCTTTTCTTCTCATTCTTCTATAtattcatctataaataccttCTCACACCTTCTCCATTCTTCACACACAtctataatacaaaaaaaatcatcaaaacagTTGCTTAAACTCTCTCATATCTTAAGTTGCTacgtttttgtttgtattttccGATACGTACCATGGATTGCAGATCTATGGAGTCATCGGAAACCCTAAGGTAACCTATCCTCCATCGTACGTGTATTAGATTATATCAAGcgtttatatgaaaatatcgaAAAGAACTCAGGGAGGGTGTCATCCACTATCACATCCAAATTCTATAATCAATTGATGAAAAACTAGAAATAATTTGTTTTCCttaaattatagttttataCATATGTACACGTACGTGCAGGAACAAATGCGCAGCTTGTTATAAGCAATTCAACAAAATGGAACATTTAGTGGAGCACATGAAGATCTCGTATCACTCCGGTCATGAGCCTACCTGCGGCGTTTGCAAGAAACATTGCCGATCTTTTGAGTCCCTCCGAGAACACCTCATAGGTAAATGATAacctatatatattaagagaaaTGTATCGTTTTATACATTCACGACGCATatgtgtatttatttttaattgtgttATATACATAGGGCCATTGCCAAAACAAGAATGCAAGAACATTTTCAGCATTCTCGGATGCAGATTCTGCTTGATGATCCTCGAAACCCCGAACGCTCGTAGGATCCATCAAGAGAGATGCCAATTTTCGAGCGTCAATGCGGTAATCTTTTCTTCTCATATTTGCataattaaaattgttaataatcaaccgcacaaaatatatttattcttacatatatgatatgattttctCTGTTTCAGGGATTGACGACTCGTATGGCGGCCTTAGGCATAAGAGATAAGGACATGATCGACTACACGTCGTCTAGGTCCCCAAAAGTGGTTGCACTTTCTTGCAAGATGGTAGGAGGGGGAAGCGACGGGTCGCTGGATCTATGTGCAAGGGTTTGCATAACGGATGAGGGCGACAATGTTGTGTTCCATACGTACGTGAAACCGTCAATGGCCGTGACGAACTATAGGTATGAAAAGACCGGCATACGTCCGGAGAATCTAAGGGACGCAATGCCCTTGAAACATGCACAAAGAAAGATTCAAGAGTTTCTTTGTAATGGAGAACCCATGTGGAAGATTCGTCCAAGAGGTGGGAAAGGGAGGATTCTCGTGGGACATGGCCTCGATCACGATCTTGACCGCCTTCAACTTGAATATCCTTCTTCCATGATAAGGTGGCATttctataaagaaaaaatataaagaggatatatatataatagaaaaagactagcatagcaccaaaccaagtttttcctcaaactagcactcaaggatcaaagtcacaaaaataggtttcattaaaaagataaatatactcttagggtttagagttagggGTGGAGTTTTTGaattagagtttaaaattttataaaataaaaaataaatactaaaaaattaaaaataaaaattaaaaaaacagtttcaaaaagtatttttgaattataaaaagaaaatttaaaaaaaaaataaaaaaaatttcgaaaaaaaattataaaaaatgtcgaatctgaaaacatataatctgaaactataaaaaaaaatttcatttttttttatttttattttatttgtttttatttattttgtttgttaatttaattttaaaccaaaagtATTAGacatattttatcatttaatgaatgtcatttttgtgactttttccttctaatgttatttttgagataaaaactcaaaaggtgctattattgacaattgtcACTAGATTCCTTTAGTGTTACTTGAAATCTTTCAATATAGCCAAtgattttatgtgtgttttttaTATGACGGGATTTTGTATGATCTTATTGCTGTATGTAGGGATACTGCGAAATACCCTCCCTTGATGAAAACAAGCAAGCTGAGCAATTCCCTCAAGTACTTGACCCAAGCCTATCTCGGGtaatatatctaattttgtttttgtaataatattttcaaaccggGTGTTGATGCTTTGTATGGGCTTAAAGTTATAAGGGAGGGCTTCAAAACGTAAGATTCACATGTTTTCTAATATattcatttcaaaatttacacataaacatatatatatagtttgtgtGACTAGAAATATCATtgaagtaaataaaatgaattcattataataaaaacaaatttacatggttagaaattttactTTACCCTAGATACTTAATACTTATTAGCGTTGATTTTCCTTACATCAACCTGgttatttcattttcttttctttttaacgcAAATATATAGTTCCAATAGTATATACCCTTCTTTTCTGTATGtaatattttaagatttattccTAGGTTCACCCTTTAGGTTTACCAACTAATaagattttgttatttcatattcgatatctttcaaaaaaatgagacaaaatattatcaaattatattatgtttttaaaataaaaaagtaaaaaaaaaaaataatagtagttacaacaaaataatttaaaaaaatatttttaacgtcgtcagtaaaacactaaaccctaaatgctaaaccataaaccattgGATAACCCCTAAACCAttagataaatcctaaactctaaatcaaaaacactaaacactaaaccctaaatcctaaatccttgagtgttttagtgtttagtgttttgatttagaaattaatatTTATCCAAGGGCTTAGAGTTTACCCAAATGTTTAGGATTTATATATGGATTAAGATTTAgaatttaatgttttgctgacgacgttaaatatatatatatatatatattttttttttttgtaactactactattttaaatttatttatttattaattttttatttttaaaacataatataatttgacaatattttgtttcatttaaaaaaaatatcaaatataaaataacacaatTTTATTGGTTGATAAAGTTAGAGGTTTActctagggggtgaacccaaaaataagTCATATTTTAGGGATGAGTAGTGTGTATGCCTCATACCATAtgttcaatatataatatatgttcgTGTCCATCAACCGTATAAGTAATCTAAAACACTTGAGATCAATTATATACACATTAATTGTCTAATGTTCAAGAATCAAGACCATATATTAATGATGATTATTGATGTGCCTATAGGTATGATGTTCATGTTGGGATACAAGACCCATACGAAGATTGTGTAGCGACGATGAGGCTTTACACGAGAATGAGATATCAGAAACACAAGATTGAAGCTTATCCTTTAGCTGCCGACGCGCACAACCGTAGCAATCAAGTGGTTTGGAGGCAGAACGAGTTCGAGAGGATGTCTCCTGATGAAATGCTTTCCATCTCTCGCTCCGACTACTATTGCTGGTGCTTGGACTCCCTCGCTTGATTTCTGAAACTCTGGGGTTAAGTTGAGGAATTTCACATAATAACTTCGTAAACTTTTTGAAGATAATAAATTTAGTAGCGTAATGTCGAATAAGAATcagttgttatttttaatatgtactagtatataaattttatagtatGTGTCGTGTGAGACGCATATAAATTGTTACTGTACTTGTAATAATGCATTGCTTTTCAATGATTAATtacttttagttaaaaattaattactaaTTAGTACTTGTACATCTCTGTTTGTTTTAGACTTTTAATGCATATAAAAATTAtgcaaaatttctatttttggaacACACATAATACAACCGTAAGTAGTGAGACATTTTTTCTCAAACATGGTATGCATTAAATATATGACTGTTAACACTAGGTAATCGCACAGAACtcattttataaagaaaaatatgccacattttatataaatatttaggaAAAATACAAGTATTACATAATTTTCTTGTATGCAGTTTTATTTCTTTACTGATAATACTAAAATTCtatgttttgttaatttatagGTTGGttgtaataaaattataaatatgtcAATACTAAATAAGATATATGTCTTGTTATCCGTTTAACTAAGTTATTTAGAAATATCGAAACCAACTGAATAtttgaaactaattaaaaattaaacacattctaatATTACCATTTACTAAGTTAATAAGGTAATTTATAACGATAACTCAAATATTCATGATTTATTTGAAACCATTTTAGACGTATGTGGTCAAAAAtatgatttgatggtaatttttagaTATCTTCTTCCTtaacatatttttcttaaaattgtgaaagatttataataaaaactcatggaaaaaaact of the Brassica napus cultivar Da-Ae unplaced genomic scaffold, Da-Ae ScsIHWf_157;HRSCAF=285, whole genome shotgun sequence genome contains:
- the LOC106424624 gene encoding RNA exonuclease 4 codes for the protein MDCRSMESSETLRNKCAACYKQFNKMEHLVEHMKISYHSGHEPTCGVCKKHCRSFESLREHLIGPLPKQECKNIFSILGCRFCLMILETPNARRIHQERCQFSSVNAGLTTRMAALGIRDKDMIDYTSSRSPKVVALSCKMVGGGSDGSLDLCARVCITDEGDNVVFHTYVKPSMAVTNYRYEKTGIRPENLRDAMPLKHAQRKIQEFLCNGEPMWKIRPRGGKGRILVGHGLDHDLDRLQLEYPSSMIRDTAKYPPLMKTSKLSNSLKYLTQAYLGYDVHVGIQDPYEDCVATMRLYTRMRYQKHKIEAYPLAADAHNRSNQVVWRQNEFERMSPDEMLSISRSDYYCWCLDSLA